Proteins encoded within one genomic window of Pararhizobium capsulatum DSM 1112:
- a CDS encoding HAD family hydrolase, which produces MSASVVVFDLDGTLVDTAPDLVASLNHAVTQAGLQPVTYQDLTHLVGHGARAMIERTFALRGATLSPADLDWQMKEFIDFYQGSMPGESMPYPGLLDAMDRLSGAGYTLAVCTNKLEGLAKSLLDSLSLSARFAAITGGDTFHVRKPDAEHLLSTIRLAGGTPEKAVMIGDSLNDILVARNAAVRSIGVPFGYSDVSIESLSPDLIIAHFDELTPQLVEDLISRQ; this is translated from the coding sequence TTGTCCGCGTCCGTAGTTGTCTTCGATCTTGACGGAACTCTTGTCGATACCGCCCCCGATCTCGTTGCCAGTCTCAACCATGCCGTCACCCAGGCCGGTCTTCAACCTGTCACCTACCAGGATTTGACGCATCTCGTCGGCCATGGCGCACGCGCCATGATCGAACGCACCTTTGCCTTGCGCGGTGCGACCTTGAGCCCGGCCGATCTGGACTGGCAGATGAAGGAATTCATCGATTTCTACCAGGGTTCGATGCCCGGCGAATCCATGCCTTATCCCGGTCTTCTGGATGCCATGGATCGCCTGTCAGGTGCCGGCTATACGCTCGCCGTTTGCACCAACAAGCTGGAAGGTCTGGCAAAAAGCCTGCTCGACAGCCTGTCGCTCAGTGCGCGCTTTGCGGCCATCACAGGTGGCGATACCTTTCACGTGCGCAAGCCGGATGCCGAACACCTGCTGTCAACCATCCGTCTTGCTGGCGGCACGCCGGAAAAAGCGGTGATGATCGGCGACAGCCTCAATGACATCCTCGTCGCGCGCAACGCAGCTGTTCGATCCATCGGCGTGCCCTTCGGCTATTCGGACGTTTCGATCGAAAGCCTCAGCCCCGATCTGATCATCGCCCATTTCGATGAGCTGACGCCGCAACTGGTTGAAGACCTGATTTCCCGGCAATGA
- the gor gene encoding glutathione-disulfide reductase, which translates to MASYDYDLFVIGGGSGGVRSGRVAASLGKKVGIAEEFRYGGTCVIRGCVPKKLYVYASQFSEAFEDAEGFGWTVGERSFDWKALTAAKEKEITRLEGLYRKGLDNAGAEIFNSRAELVGPNSIRLVSEDRTVTAERIVIAVGGHPTPHAALPGYEFCISSNEAFDLPELPKSILIAGGGYIAVEFANIFHGLGVDTTLIYRGQEILSRFDHDLRRGLHKEMEAKGIKILCEDILQSITVDGDGRRVAETKNHGVLTVDQVMLALGRVPNTTGLGLEKAGVTVDAQGAIVVDAFSRTSAPGVYALGDVTNRVQLTPVAIHEAMCFIETEYRNNPTSPDHDLIATAVFSQPEIGTVGLTEEEAGRKFEELEVYRAEFRPMKATLSGRTERMIMKLIVNAADRKVIGAHILGHDAGEMAQLLGISLKAGVTKDVFDRTMAVHPTAAEELVTMYTPSYRIKNGERL; encoded by the coding sequence ATGGCTTCTTATGATTACGACCTCTTCGTCATCGGTGGCGGTTCGGGAGGCGTGCGCAGCGGTCGCGTGGCCGCATCGCTCGGCAAGAAGGTTGGTATAGCGGAAGAATTCCGCTACGGCGGGACCTGCGTCATTCGTGGCTGCGTGCCGAAGAAGCTTTATGTCTATGCGTCGCAATTCTCCGAAGCCTTCGAAGACGCCGAGGGGTTCGGCTGGACGGTCGGCGAACGCAGCTTCGACTGGAAGGCGCTGACGGCGGCCAAGGAAAAGGAAATCACCCGGCTTGAAGGGCTCTATCGCAAGGGCCTCGATAATGCCGGCGCGGAGATTTTCAACAGCCGTGCGGAACTTGTCGGACCAAACAGCATCCGCCTCGTCAGCGAGGACAGGACGGTTACCGCCGAGCGCATCGTGATTGCCGTTGGCGGCCATCCGACGCCGCATGCGGCCCTTCCGGGCTACGAGTTTTGCATCTCCTCCAACGAGGCCTTCGATCTGCCGGAGCTGCCGAAATCTATCCTGATCGCCGGCGGTGGTTATATTGCCGTGGAATTCGCCAATATCTTCCACGGTCTCGGTGTCGACACCACGCTGATCTACCGCGGCCAGGAAATCCTCTCCCGCTTCGATCACGATCTGCGCCGTGGGCTTCACAAGGAGATGGAGGCCAAGGGCATCAAGATCTTGTGCGAGGACATACTGCAATCGATCACTGTTGATGGCGACGGCCGGCGTGTTGCCGAGACCAAGAACCACGGCGTGCTGACGGTCGATCAGGTGATGCTGGCGCTGGGGCGCGTTCCAAACACCACGGGGCTCGGGCTGGAAAAGGCCGGCGTGACCGTCGATGCGCAGGGCGCCATCGTCGTCGATGCATTCTCGCGGACAAGCGCACCGGGCGTATATGCACTCGGTGACGTGACGAACCGGGTGCAGCTGACCCCGGTCGCGATCCACGAGGCGATGTGCTTTATCGAGACGGAGTATCGCAACAACCCGACATCGCCGGATCACGACCTGATCGCGACGGCCGTCTTCTCGCAGCCGGAGATCGGTACTGTCGGTTTGACGGAGGAAGAGGCCGGGCGTAAATTCGAAGAGCTCGAGGTTTATCGCGCCGAGTTCCGGCCGATGAAGGCGACGCTTTCCGGGCGGACGGAAAGGATGATCATGAAGCTGATCGTCAATGCTGCCGATCGCAAGGTTATAGGCGCACACATCCTCGGCCATGATGCCGGCGAGATGGCCCAGCTTCTGGGCATTTCGTTGAAGGCCGGCGTGACGAAGGATGTCTTCGATCGCACCATGGCCGTGCATCCGACTGCCGCGGAAGAGCTGGTGACGATGTATACGCCGAGCTACCGGATCAAGAACGGCGAACGGCTGTAG
- the rpiA gene encoding ribose-5-phosphate isomerase RpiA has protein sequence MDARQMKIKAAEAALEYVEDGMRLGIGTGSTAEEFVRLLAEKVAGGFRIQGVPTSERTARLCVELGVPLKSLDELPELDLTIDGADEVDPQLRLIKGGGGALLREKIVATASSRMIVIADETKVVDMLGAFKLPIEVNSFGLVATRIAVDKLAARHGLTGDISVRASGDGPFRTDGGHLILDASFGRIPDADALARDLNAIAGVVEHGLFIGIASLAIIAGPDGARKLGA, from the coding sequence ATGGACGCCCGCCAAATGAAGATCAAGGCTGCCGAGGCAGCACTCGAATATGTCGAAGACGGCATGCGTCTCGGTATCGGCACGGGCTCGACGGCCGAGGAGTTTGTCAGGCTTCTGGCTGAAAAGGTTGCGGGCGGATTTCGCATCCAGGGCGTTCCGACATCCGAGCGCACGGCGCGTCTTTGTGTCGAACTCGGTGTTCCCTTGAAGTCGCTGGACGAACTGCCGGAACTCGATCTGACCATCGACGGCGCCGATGAGGTTGATCCGCAGCTTCGGCTGATCAAGGGCGGCGGCGGAGCGCTGCTGCGTGAAAAGATCGTCGCCACGGCTTCGTCTCGCATGATCGTGATTGCCGACGAGACCAAGGTCGTCGATATGCTCGGGGCGTTCAAGCTGCCGATAGAGGTCAATTCCTTCGGGCTGGTGGCGACGCGGATCGCCGTGGACAAGCTTGCGGCACGCCATGGATTGACCGGCGATATTTCCGTGCGCGCCTCTGGCGACGGCCCGTTCAGGACGGACGGCGGCCATCTTATTCTCGACGCATCTTTTGGCCGTATTCCTGATGCAGATGCGCTGGCGCGTGATTTGAACGCGATCGCAGGTGTAGTCGAACACGGGTTGTTCATCGGCATCGCGTCGCTTGCCATCATCGCCGGGCCGGATGGAGCGCGAAAGCTGGGGGCTTAA
- a CDS encoding L,D-transpeptidase family protein produces MKLMKTAAIVTLLTGCAFTSLGVPHANALTLMDWFRKKRPVVEEVQPPRGVQQPSEKQASSPAPKVTSPRYYTYKAEPLRRIDTAKLTDPVVTGSVVNVASSAMAPLSQARQFLPDVTAYAPGDVAKVVEAYYANHDNFIWIKDKGANDAAKAAIAVLADAGSVGLNPHDYAVELPSETFDAADVNAREKALVDFEIKLTSATLTYMLDTVRGRVDPNKISGYHDFKRKTVNLAGKLNVLAASHDVGAFLKSLTPSGPEFQALQKELAVLNAKNDNVPRVEIAPGTLLKPGNTDPELANIIEGIRQKGSDALKAEHAAVLATYQGAPEYTPELVALVEGFQKENNLKPDGIVGKASIRLLTGGDTTADRINKVVIAMEQARWLPADLGSRYVFINQPAFTVSYHDQNKEQFSMRVVVGSKSNQTYFFEDEIQTVEFNPYWGVPQSIIINEMLPKLRSDPGYLDRLGYQVEVGGRPVSSYDVNWYGSTNSVAVRQPPSSDNALGELKILFPNSHAIYMHDTPSKSFFARDQRALSHGCVRLADPRRMAAAVLGTTVDDIAKQIAGGKNKGVQVPQRIPVYVAYFTAWPDKDGKVQYFDDVYERDMYMGRAFEATRTARQTQG; encoded by the coding sequence ATGAAATTAATGAAAACCGCAGCGATCGTAACTCTTTTGACCGGATGTGCCTTTACCTCCCTCGGAGTGCCTCACGCCAACGCGCTGACCCTGATGGATTGGTTCCGCAAGAAGAGGCCCGTGGTTGAAGAGGTGCAGCCGCCGCGGGGCGTGCAGCAGCCTTCCGAGAAGCAGGCATCGAGCCCTGCTCCGAAGGTTACCTCGCCGCGCTATTACACCTACAAGGCCGAGCCTCTGCGCCGAATCGATACGGCCAAGCTTACGGATCCCGTCGTCACCGGCTCTGTGGTGAACGTCGCCTCTTCGGCGATGGCGCCGCTTTCGCAGGCCCGCCAGTTCCTGCCGGACGTGACGGCCTATGCGCCGGGCGACGTGGCAAAGGTGGTCGAGGCTTATTATGCCAACCACGACAACTTTATCTGGATCAAGGACAAGGGCGCAAACGACGCGGCCAAGGCGGCCATCGCCGTGCTGGCGGATGCCGGCTCCGTTGGACTTAATCCTCACGACTATGCAGTCGAGCTTCCTTCGGAGACCTTCGACGCGGCTGACGTGAACGCGCGCGAGAAGGCGCTTGTCGATTTCGAGATCAAGCTGACATCCGCAACGCTCACCTACATGCTCGACACGGTGCGCGGTCGTGTCGATCCGAACAAGATTTCCGGCTACCACGATTTCAAGCGCAAGACGGTCAATCTTGCAGGCAAGCTCAACGTGCTGGCGGCCAGCCACGATGTCGGCGCTTTCCTGAAATCGCTGACGCCGTCCGGTCCGGAGTTTCAGGCGCTGCAGAAGGAGCTTGCTGTCCTCAATGCGAAGAACGACAACGTTCCGCGCGTCGAGATCGCGCCGGGCACGCTCCTGAAACCCGGTAACACCGATCCGGAACTCGCCAACATCATCGAAGGTATCCGCCAGAAGGGGTCGGATGCCCTGAAGGCCGAACACGCGGCCGTTCTGGCGACCTATCAGGGCGCACCCGAATATACGCCTGAACTGGTTGCGCTCGTCGAAGGTTTCCAGAAGGAAAACAACCTGAAGCCGGACGGTATCGTCGGCAAGGCTTCGATCCGGCTTCTGACCGGGGGCGACACGACCGCCGACCGGATCAACAAGGTCGTGATCGCCATGGAGCAGGCCCGCTGGCTGCCCGCCGATCTCGGCAGCCGCTACGTCTTCATCAACCAGCCGGCGTTCACGGTCTCCTATCACGACCAGAACAAGGAACAGTTCTCGATGCGCGTCGTGGTCGGCTCGAAGTCGAACCAGACCTATTTCTTCGAGGACGAAATCCAGACCGTGGAGTTCAATCCCTACTGGGGCGTGCCGCAGTCGATCATCATCAACGAGATGCTGCCGAAGCTTCGCTCCGATCCGGGTTACCTCGATCGGCTTGGCTATCAGGTGGAGGTCGGCGGCCGGCCGGTGTCGTCCTATGACGTCAACTGGTACGGTTCGACAAATTCGGTTGCCGTGCGCCAGCCACCGAGCAGCGACAATGCGCTTGGTGAGCTGAAGATCCTGTTCCCGAACAGTCATGCCATCTACATGCACGACACGCCGTCGAAGAGCTTCTTTGCCCGTGACCAGCGTGCGCTGAGCCACGGTTGCGTGCGTCTGGCGGATCCGCGTCGCATGGCTGCAGCCGTACTCGGCACGACGGTCGATGACATTGCAAAGCAGATCGCCGGCGGAAAGAACAAGGGCGTTCAGGTGCCGCAGCGCATTCCGGTCTATGTCGCTTATTTCACGGCCTGGCCCGACAAGGACGGCAAGGTCCAGTATTTCGACGACGTCTACGAGCGGGACATGTATATGGGCCGCGCCTTCGAGGCGACGCGTACGGCGAGACAGACACAGGGCTGA
- a CDS encoding GFA family protein, whose amino-acid sequence MDMVHTGGCRCGAVRFETRGVLREVVACHCSQCRRQTGLHYAATNVSDDRLDVEGADNVTLYRASDGAGRGFCRVCGSALFWKADGRDDISIMAGSFDQPSGLTIGVHIFCADKADFYEISDDAPQFAGSTS is encoded by the coding sequence ATGGATATGGTTCACACGGGAGGCTGTCGGTGCGGCGCGGTTCGTTTCGAGACCCGTGGTGTTTTGCGTGAGGTTGTCGCCTGTCATTGCTCGCAATGCCGGCGGCAGACAGGGCTTCACTATGCCGCGACGAATGTCAGCGATGACAGACTTGATGTAGAGGGCGCCGACAATGTGACGTTGTACCGCGCCAGCGATGGGGCGGGCCGGGGGTTTTGCCGCGTTTGCGGATCGGCCCTCTTCTGGAAAGCGGACGGTCGCGACGATATATCGATCATGGCCGGCAGTTTCGATCAGCCATCCGGCCTGACGATTGGCGTTCACATCTTTTGTGCGGACAAGGCGGATTTCTACGAGATATCCGACGATGCGCCTCAGTTTGCGGGTTCGACCAGCTGA
- a CDS encoding LTA synthase family protein translates to MASFETVVGTVAAPGTAGLAPSFGTGKAKAWRAAIRANARRVALSVPLSLLLTFLLVFAVECISRNSVRETVLYFLDPMRPAWTTVGIFLLVALTIDALFARQHFAILFLAPLALIPALISHQKQVFLSDPLYPTDFLFGRQIMELMPVLVRDRPWTAVGIVIGAILSVVALAWLVRYAWRRFPKLSRKPRLVRLAISLPLLAGFYNIMDYNDFSWLRDRLRVIPIMWDQTENYRHNGFAMAFAINLPMANVTAPAGYMLNAIEQIPVKPVPAGTSHRGKPDVIVLMSESLWDPTRLPNLKLSADPMPTIREMQSGNIFSPEFGGMTANVEFEALTGFSNAFLPYGSIPYQQYIRNPIPSLATFFRGEGYVARAVHPFQKWFWNRSAVYKAFGFEDFRSEENLPPMQKRGIFASDESLTKEIIRQADQLRDPFFFFTVTLQGHGPYEANRYAKNTIKVEGNLPEADRQVLETYAQGVKEADVSLKMLMDWAKERDRETIIVIFGDHLPPLNTVYTNTGFMPGVTASRKGPLDQMKIQHETPLVVWSNKTGPVKDIGTISPAFLSYKILQQGGFEHPYYTGFLGNVFDRYHIVDRYMLVGADGKDKANWSREKTVDPTVRDYRFLEHDMMFGKRYGTDRFFQSHAELFPAQPAM, encoded by the coding sequence TTGGCCAGTTTCGAAACTGTAGTCGGTACCGTAGCCGCGCCGGGTACGGCAGGATTGGCACCGTCCTTTGGGACCGGCAAAGCAAAGGCATGGCGGGCGGCGATCCGCGCAAATGCCCGTCGCGTCGCGCTATCTGTCCCGCTTTCCCTCCTCTTGACGTTTTTGCTCGTCTTTGCGGTCGAATGCATCTCCCGCAACTCCGTCCGCGAAACCGTGCTGTATTTTCTGGATCCGATGCGTCCGGCCTGGACGACAGTCGGCATCTTTCTGCTTGTAGCTCTGACAATCGATGCCCTTTTCGCGCGCCAGCATTTCGCCATCCTGTTTCTGGCGCCGCTTGCGCTCATCCCGGCGCTGATCAGCCACCAGAAGCAGGTCTTTCTTTCAGACCCGCTCTATCCGACGGATTTCCTGTTCGGCCGCCAGATCATGGAGCTGATGCCGGTTCTCGTGCGGGATAGGCCCTGGACGGCCGTTGGCATCGTTATCGGCGCCATCCTCTCGGTCGTGGCGCTCGCCTGGCTCGTGCGCTACGCTTGGCGCCGCTTCCCCAAGCTGTCGCGCAAGCCACGGCTCGTGCGACTGGCGATCAGCCTGCCACTGCTCGCCGGCTTCTACAACATCATGGACTACAACGATTTTTCGTGGCTGCGCGACCGCCTTCGCGTCATCCCGATCATGTGGGACCAGACGGAAAACTATCGCCACAACGGCTTCGCCATGGCCTTTGCCATCAACTTGCCGATGGCAAATGTGACGGCGCCTGCGGGCTATATGCTGAACGCCATCGAGCAGATCCCGGTCAAGCCGGTCCCGGCCGGCACGAGCCATCGCGGCAAGCCGGATGTCATCGTGCTGATGAGCGAGTCCCTTTGGGATCCAACCCGCCTGCCGAACCTGAAGCTCTCCGCCGATCCGATGCCGACGATCCGTGAAATGCAGTCGGGCAACATCTTCTCGCCGGAATTCGGCGGCATGACCGCCAATGTCGAGTTCGAAGCCCTGACCGGCTTCTCGAACGCCTTCTTGCCCTATGGCAGCATTCCGTATCAGCAGTATATCCGCAACCCGATCCCTTCGCTTGCGACCTTCTTCCGGGGCGAAGGTTATGTGGCGCGCGCCGTCCATCCGTTCCAGAAATGGTTCTGGAACCGTAGCGCCGTCTACAAGGCCTTCGGTTTTGAAGACTTCCGCTCGGAAGAAAACCTGCCCCCGATGCAGAAGCGAGGCATCTTCGCCTCGGACGAGTCGCTGACCAAGGAAATCATCCGCCAGGCCGATCAGCTGCGCGATCCCTTCTTCTTCTTCACGGTAACGCTCCAGGGCCACGGCCCCTACGAGGCAAACCGCTATGCGAAGAACACGATCAAGGTCGAAGGCAACCTGCCGGAAGCGGATCGTCAGGTGCTCGAAACCTACGCCCAGGGCGTCAAGGAAGCGGACGTCAGCCTGAAGATGCTGATGGATTGGGCAAAAGAACGCGATCGCGAAACCATCATCGTGATCTTCGGCGATCACCTGCCACCGCTCAACACGGTCTACACCAATACCGGCTTCATGCCCGGCGTCACGGCCTCGCGCAAGGGTCCGCTCGACCAGATGAAGATCCAGCACGAAACCCCGCTTGTCGTCTGGTCGAACAAGACCGGTCCGGTGAAGGATATCGGCACGATCAGCCCCGCTTTCCTGTCCTACAAGATCCTGCAGCAGGGCGGCTTCGAGCATCCCTACTACACCGGCTTCCTCGGCAACGTGTTCGATCGCTACCATATCGTCGACCGCTACATGCTGGTCGGTGCCGATGGCAAGGACAAGGCCAACTGGTCGCGCGAGAAGACTGTCGATCCAACCGTACGCGACTATCGTTTCCTTGAACACGACATGATGTTCGGCAAGCGCTACGGGACCGATCGCTTCTTCCAGTCACACGCCGAGCTCTTCCCCGCACAGCCTGCCATGTAG
- a CDS encoding DUF1003 domain-containing protein yields MSNFDDVTHTLFGKTKDELGDVERFVLRHAKERRTLARNVNSEFDSTQSPGDRMSDRIARIGGSWGFITGFMAFLVFWAVLNTIILSREAFDPYPFIFLNLVLSMIAAIQAPIIMMSQNRQSAKDRLSASKDYEVNLKSEVELIALHHKIDTVLLREIAELRGDVARLHEQLVRARGNPEN; encoded by the coding sequence ATGTCCAATTTTGACGACGTCACCCACACTCTGTTTGGCAAAACCAAGGACGAACTTGGCGACGTCGAGCGTTTTGTCCTTCGCCACGCCAAGGAGCGACGCACGCTTGCCCGCAACGTCAATTCGGAATTCGATTCGACGCAAAGCCCCGGCGATCGCATGTCTGACAGGATCGCCCGTATCGGCGGCTCCTGGGGTTTCATCACCGGCTTCATGGCCTTTCTGGTGTTCTGGGCGGTCCTCAACACGATCATCCTCTCAAGAGAGGCCTTCGACCCCTATCCTTTCATTTTTCTCAATCTCGTCCTGTCTATGATTGCCGCGATCCAGGCGCCAATCATCATGATGTCGCAGAACCGGCAATCCGCGAAGGATCGGCTGAGCGCCAGCAAGGACTACGAGGTCAATCTCAAATCCGAAGTCGAGCTGATCGCCCTCCATCATAAGATCGACACGGTGCTGTTGCGGGAGATCGCCGAGCTTCGTGGCGATGTCGCGCGCCTTCACGAGCAACTTGTGCGCGCTCGTGGAAATCCCGAAAACTGA
- a CDS encoding DUF2059 domain-containing protein, translated as MINFAGLGRTLAATAVIFSAVMVPVLKAQDVSAEQIKAARAAISAIGATNNFDNILPNLAARVKTSLIQASPNYEDLINKTVDDKALELAARRADLEHEAAAIYAKTFTIDELNAIAAFYSSEAGKKLLNNGPIASREMLKAADIWAAGISRDLNAATSKELDATLVPKSPATPPTEQPAQ; from the coding sequence ATGATCAATTTCGCAGGCCTTGGCCGTACACTGGCTGCCACCGCCGTCATTTTTTCTGCCGTCATGGTGCCTGTCCTGAAAGCGCAGGATGTCAGCGCCGAGCAGATCAAGGCTGCCCGCGCTGCGATTTCAGCGATTGGCGCTACCAACAATTTCGACAACATCCTGCCGAACCTTGCAGCACGCGTGAAGACGTCGCTAATCCAGGCCTCGCCGAACTACGAAGATCTGATCAACAAGACCGTCGATGACAAGGCACTGGAACTGGCCGCCCGCCGCGCCGATCTCGAGCACGAAGCTGCCGCGATCTATGCCAAGACCTTCACGATCGATGAACTGAACGCCATCGCCGCCTTCTACAGTTCGGAAGCCGGCAAGAAGCTCCTGAACAATGGTCCGATCGCATCGCGCGAAATGCTGAAGGCAGCCGATATCTGGGCTGCGGGCATCTCCCGTGACCTGAACGCCGCGACCTCGAAGGAACTGGACGCGACCCTGGTGCCGAAGAGCCCGGCAACGCCCCCGACCGAGCAACCCGCGCAGTAA
- a CDS encoding class II 3-deoxy-7-phosphoheptulonate synthase has translation MAQNWNPSSWRQKPIQQVPDYPDLAALAATEAQLATYPPLVFAGEARRLKTALANVSEGRGFLLQGGDCAESFAEHGADNIRDFFRAFLQMAVALTFGAQQPVVKIGRIAGQFAKPRSSNVERQGEVELPSYRGDIINGIEFNEKARIPDPERQIMAYRQSAATLNLLRAFAQGGYANLDNVHQWMLGFVKDSPQAERYRKLADRISETMDFMKAIGITPESNPSLRETDFFTSHEALLLGYEQALTRVDSTSGDWYATSGHMIWIGDRTRQPDHAHVEYCRGIKNPIGLKCGPSMTADGLIELIDILNPANEAGRLTLICRFGHDKVAEHLPRLIRAVQKEGKKVVWSCDPMHGNTITLNSYKTRPFERILLEVESFFQIHRAEGTHPGGIHIEMTGNDVTECTGGARALSGADLADRYHTHCDPRLNADQALELAFLLAERMKGGRDEKRMVVNG, from the coding sequence ATGGCGCAGAATTGGAACCCGAGCAGCTGGCGGCAGAAGCCTATTCAGCAGGTACCGGACTATCCGGATTTGGCGGCTCTTGCCGCGACCGAGGCGCAGCTCGCGACCTATCCGCCGCTGGTTTTTGCCGGTGAAGCCCGTCGCCTGAAGACCGCACTTGCCAATGTTTCCGAAGGCCGCGGCTTCCTGTTGCAGGGCGGCGACTGTGCCGAGAGCTTTGCCGAGCACGGTGCCGATAATATCCGCGACTTCTTCCGCGCTTTCCTGCAGATGGCCGTGGCACTGACGTTTGGCGCCCAGCAGCCGGTCGTCAAGATCGGCCGTATTGCCGGCCAGTTCGCCAAGCCGCGTTCGTCGAATGTCGAGCGTCAGGGTGAGGTCGAGCTGCCAAGCTACCGCGGCGATATCATCAACGGCATCGAATTTAACGAGAAGGCCCGTATTCCGGATCCGGAACGCCAGATCATGGCGTACCGCCAGTCTGCCGCGACGCTGAACCTGTTGCGCGCCTTTGCCCAGGGTGGCTATGCCAACCTCGACAACGTGCACCAGTGGATGCTTGGTTTCGTCAAGGATAGTCCGCAGGCCGAGCGCTACCGCAAGCTTGCCGACCGGATTTCCGAAACCATGGATTTCATGAAGGCGATCGGCATCACGCCGGAGAGCAATCCGAGCCTGCGCGAAACCGATTTCTTCACCAGCCACGAGGCACTGTTGCTCGGTTACGAGCAGGCGCTGACCCGCGTCGATTCGACGTCCGGAGACTGGTATGCCACGTCCGGCCATATGATCTGGATCGGCGATCGTACACGTCAGCCTGATCACGCCCATGTCGAATATTGCCGGGGCATCAAGAACCCGATCGGCCTGAAGTGTGGACCGTCGATGACGGCTGACGGTCTGATCGAGCTGATCGATATCCTGAACCCGGCAAACGAGGCCGGCCGTCTGACGTTGATCTGCCGCTTCGGTCACGACAAGGTTGCCGAGCATCTGCCGCGTCTGATCCGTGCCGTGCAAAAAGAGGGCAAGAAGGTCGTCTGGTCCTGCGATCCGATGCATGGCAACACGATCACGCTCAACAGCTACAAGACCCGTCCATTCGAGCGGATTTTGTTGGAAGTCGAAAGCTTCTTCCAGATCCACCGCGCGGAAGGTACGCATCCGGGCGGCATCCATATCGAGATGACGGGAAATGACGTGACCGAATGCACCGGTGGCGCACGGGCACTTTCCGGCGCCGACCTTGCCGATCGTTATCACACCCATTGCGATCCGCGCCTCAATGCCGATCAGGCCCTGGAACTCGCGTTCCTGCTGGCCGAGCGCATGAAGGGCGGCCGCGACGAAAAGCGGATGGTGGTCAACGGCTGA